DNA from Chrysiogenia bacterium:
CATCGACCAGCGCATCCGCCGGCTCGAAGCCATGGCCTTTGCCGATGCCAAGCGCGAGCGCGCGGCGCAGGGCCTCAATCCGCTGACGGGGCGGTAATTCCCTCAATTGCATCAACTATAATAGTTACTATAATTCATGGAGTTGAAGGAGGCCTTCGGTCATGAGCGAAAGCGAACACGTCTCGACCATGCGCGTGCGGCAGGAACTCGGTGACCTGCTCAACCGGGTAGCTTTGCGCCACGAACAATTCGTGATCGAACGCAAGGGCAAGCCGCTCGCCGCGCTTGTGCCGGTGGAGGTGATCGCCTTTCTCGAAGAACTCGAAGACCGACTCGACCTGGAGGAAGCGCGTGAGGTGCTTCGCAAGGGTGGGAAGACGAGTTC
Protein-coding regions in this window:
- a CDS encoding type II toxin-antitoxin system Phd/YefM family antitoxin; protein product: MSESEHVSTMRVRQELGDLLNRVALRHEQFVIERKGKPLAALVPVEVIAFLEELEDRLDLEEAREVLRKGGKTSSWAKVKQELGL